A segment of the Acidobacteriota bacterium genome:
CGCCGGCTTCAGCGCCACCCTCGAGCGCATCGATCGCTGGTTGAAGAGCGTTACCGGCGAAGCCGCCACGACGCCCTCGGAAGACTGACCGGCCTCTAGACCCCCTGGGAGGCCAACCCGACCGGGCAGCTCACGCCGGTGCCGCCCATGCCGCAGTAGCCGTTGGGGTTCTTCGACAGGTACTGCTGGTGATAGTCCTCGGCGAAGAAGAACTTCGGGGCTTCGAGGAGCTCGGTGGTGATCTCGCCGTGTCCGGCCGCCGCCAGATGCTGCTGGTAGGCGTTGCGCGACATCAGGGCGGCGCGCCGCTGGGCGTCGGAGGTGGTGTAGAGCACGGAGCGGTACTGGGTGCCGACGTCGTTGCCCTGGCGCATGCCCTGGGTCGGATCGTGGTTTTCCCAAAAGATCTTCAGCATCGCCTCGAAGGAGGTCTTGTTCGGATCCCACACCACCTGGACGACCTCGGCGTGACCGGTGCCGCCGGAGCACACCTCTTCGTAGGTCGGGTTCGGGGTGAACCCTCCGGCATAGCCGACGGCGGTGGTGAAGACTCCCTCCGCCTGCCAGAACTTGCGTTCGGCGCCCCAGAAGCAGCCCATGCCGAAGAGGGCCTGGGCATGGCCGTCCGGATAGGGGCCCTCGAGGGGAGCGTCCAGCACGTGATGGCGGCTGGGGACGGCGAGGGCCTCCGCGCGTCCTGGAAGAGCGGTTTCCTTGGTCGGTCGCTCGAGCTTGTCTCGTCCGAAAAGTGCCATGAAGTGATCTCCTGAAGGAAGACGGGTCCGGTATCGGTCTCCTCAACGCGAATCCGGGAGGTGGCATTCCCTGGCCGAGCGACGGATCGCCTCAGGTCCCCTGGCGCAGCTCCTTTTTGAGAATCTTTCCAGTGGCCGTCATCGGCAGGCTCGCCCGCACCTCGACCCGACGCGGATACTTGTAGGCCGCCATCTGCTCCCGGCCCCAAGCGACGATGGCTTCCGGCTGCGGCTGGCAACCCTCCTTCGGCACGATGTAGGCCACCACTTCCTCGCCGTGCTCCGCGTCCGGCTCGCCGATGACCGCGGCCAGGGAGATCTCGGGATGCTGCAGCAGGACCTCCTCGATCTCCCGTGGATAGACGTTGAAGCCGCCGCGCAGAATCATGTCCTTGGTGCGGTCGACGATGAAGTAGAAGCCGTCCTCGTCGACCCGGCCGACGTCGCCGGTGTGCAGCCAACCGTCACGGATGGTCTCGGCGGTGGCTTCCGGCCGACGGTAGTAGCCCTTCATCACGTTGTGGCCGCGAACCAGGATCTCCCCGGGCTCGCCGATCGGCGGCTCGCTGCCGTCTTCCCGGGCCAAGCGCAGGTCGACGCCCCAGATCGGGGTGCCCACGGAGCCGGCCTTGCGCGAGTGGTCGAGGTGGTTGAAGGAGACCACCGGCGAGGTCTCCGAAAGACCGTAGCCCTCGAGGATCGGGACCTCGAAGCGCTGCTCGAAGTCGCGCAGCACCTGCACCGGCAGGGAGGCGCCGCCGGAGACCGCCAGCCGGAGGTGGCGGGCGATCGCCGCCGAAGTTTCCTCGGGAGCGTGGAGCAAGGCCCAGTACATGGTGGGGACGCCGCAGAAGACGGTGACGCGGTGCTCGCTGAGCTGGGCGAGCACGGCTTCGGGCTCGAAGCGCGGCAAGAGCACCGAGGTGACGGAGCGCAGCATGCCGGCAACGAGCTGTACCACCTGGCCGAAGGAATGGAACAGCGGCAGAACGACGAGGGCGATGTCGTCCGCCCGATAGCGCATCATGTCGGCGCACACCTGGGCGTTGAGGAAGATGTTGCTGTGGGTGAGCTCGGCGCCCTTCGGTTGGCCGGTGGTTCCCGAGGTGTAGAGGATCACCGCCGAATCGGCCTCGGCGGTGGCACTGAGGTCGAGGGCGTCGGGCGTGCTCTCGATCAGGCCATCGAGGGTGTTCTCGGCGGCGCTCTCCGGGCCGGCCGGAATCTCGACGAAGTGGCGACAGCCCGGCACCTGAGCGAAGGCCTCCCGGCCGGCGGCGCCGAGGGGCAGCTCCGGCGTGCCGGCGAAGCACACCAGGGCGCGCGCTTGCGAGTCCTCCAGGTGGTAGGCGATCTCGCGCGCCTTGAGCAGCACGTTCAGGGGCACCACGACGGCGCCGGCCGCCAGGATGCCGAAGTAGGCGACGGTGAAGGCCGGCAAGTTGGGGCAGGCCAGGGCGACCTTGTCGCCAGGAGCGATGCCGAGATCCCGCAAGGCGCCGGCAAAGCGTCGGGCGCGCTCGTCGAGCTCGCCAAAGGTCAAGGACGAAGGGCCTGCGACGACGGCAGGTTTCTGCGGATAGCGCTTGGCCGACTCGCGCAACACCATGGCAACGTTGAGCATGGAATCTCCTGAAAATTGAGTGCGGCGCCATTCTATGGCTTGGCACCTGAGTGCCGGGTCCGGCAGCGGTTGGCTGGCGCCCCGGCGGCGCTCAGGAACTGTCCCGGCCTGCTGTTTTTCCAGGGGGGCTCAAGGCGCTCAAGGCGCCCCCCTATGCCACACGCACATGTCGTGCGGCCTCACCCCCGACCTTGGCGCCCGCAGGGCGCCGCCTCGCCCTTGGGGCTCGGGGTCCGGCCCGGACCGAGACACCGCGATCCTCGAGTTTTTCCAGTGCTGCTAGGGATCAGGGAATCCAATCGATTCCACGAGTTGGGCGTACTCCGGATGGGACTTGATGGATTCGAGTCTGGGATCGGTTCGAAAATGGAGGAGTGCCGGATACCGGCGATCGCGTGCGCGGGTGAGGAGTGCTATGGCCTTTTCTTCGTGTCCTGCCAGTGCGGCGGCGACCGCGGCGAAGTAGGGTGATGTGCTGTGGATCGGCGTTGATTCGGCGGCTGAGGCTTCTTGCCAGAGCCGGTCGAGGCGACTCGCCGGTGTGATCGAGCTGGAGGCGTCCTGGGCTGGGATGGAGGTTCGGAGAGCTCGTGCCGTCGACTCGAGGGCGAGCTGAAAGTTGCCCAAACGCCTTGCGGCTTCGGCCTGTCCTAGGAGCGACAAGGCGTGCTCTGGCTCCAGCTCGAGGGCGCGGCTGCACTCCAGTTCGGCGTCGGCGAATCGGCTGGCGTGGATCAGGTACCAGCAAAGATCGCTACTCAGGCTGAACTTTGCAGGGTCCAGCCGGCGGGCTAGCTTGGCTCGCGGAATGGCTTCGTCGTAGTGACCCAGAGTGGCGAGATAGGAAGCCAAGGCGCTGTGGCTGTCTCCCCAGCCCGGTGCCAGCTCGAGAGCTCGGCGAAGGGATGCCTCGGCGGCCGCGAAGTCCCACTCGCGGTAGAGCTCGACAAGTCCCTTGGCGAGATGGGCCTCGGCCAGATCCGAGTCTCTCTCGATGGCTTGATGGGCGGCCGTGCTGGCTTGCTGCCAGTGGCCGGCTGACGAGGATCGCAGGGCGAGACGAAGGTGGGTCGTGGCGAGGGCCGAGAATCCCTGGATGAAATCCGGGTCGAGGTCGACCGCCCGTTTGAAATGCTCGAGGGCCGCTTGGAGCTCGATACTCCGATCGTTGGCTCGCAGGTAGAGTCCCTTGAGGTACTCGTCGTAAGCCTGAGCATTCACGGGCCTTCTCACGTCGGACAGTCTGCCGATGCGATGGCCAGGAAGGGCTGCCACGACAGCCTCTGCGATTTCCCGTGCCAGGTCTTGGGGGACAAGTCCCGCCTCGATCGCTGGGTACTCGAAGGCCTGTTGTTCGAGGACTGTGCCGGTGGCGGGGCGATGCAGTCGAAAAGTGATTTCGAAGCGATCGTCTTCGATCTTACGGAAGCTGCCCGAGAGTCGATAGAGCTCCGGTGAGTCCCGGGGCCGTTCGGGTGGGTGCCTGCGGTCGCGCCACTGGGCGAGGATGGCCCCCTGGGGATCAGAGCTGCTGCCGACTTCGACCAAAATCTCTTGCGCCAGGGCCGTCGCGAGATGGGGCTCATACGGTTCCTGATCTGTTCGTTCGAAGGGCTCGATGGCGAGCACGATTTCGGAGGGCACAGGTGCCGGGTTGGGGCGGGGAAGCCTGCTTCCGGTGATGATTCCTGCCAGGCTGATGCCAATAGCGAGGACGGTGAGACCGGCCGCGAGGAGGGTTCGAGGTAAGGATCGGGGGCCCGCCTTCTGCCCGGGCTCGAGGTCGGATCCAGGCCCGACGGAGGCGATGAAGCGATAGCCCTGCCGTGGCAGTGTCTCGATGAACCGGGGATCTTTCGCCGAGTCGCCAAGCGCTCGGCGGAGCCGTCGAACTACGCTGTTGAGTCCGAGCTCGTAGTCGACGAAAACCTCTCCCTGAGGCCAGAGCCGTGAGACCAGCCGGTCTCGCGGCACGATCTGGCCAGGTTGCTTGAGGAGGGTACGAAGAACTTCCAGGGACTGCGGGCGGAGGTGGACCCTCGTCTTCCCTCGCCAGAGCTCGCCACTCCGGAGGTCGAGGCGAAAGGGAGCGAAGACGAGGACACCTGGTGAGGCGGAGCCAGCGGGCTCGCGGTCGTTCATGGAGTCGGCGCCACGAGTGAGGCCCTGTCCCAGTCGGCCTGCGAACCCAGTGCCGTCATCGGCCGATATAGCTCTTTTGGAATCCCCGATAGGTCATCTTGAACAACGAAGAACCGTCGGCAACATTTCGATAGTCCCAGCCCAAGAAGTACGGGGCTTTATTGGACACGAAGAAACTGACCCGCGAGGATCGGCTCGGTGCGAGGGATTGAATCTCGAGAGCTTGGTGGCGCTGGCCGCGGGAATCGGTGATGGTGGTTTCTCCGATGACCTTGACGTTCAGCAACTGGACCCCGCTTGCGGCAGACTGTTGGTAGGCGTGGAGTCGGAGCCCTTGGCCCTTTCGAAGATCGAGAAAGGGAAGTACGAAGGGAAGGCCTCCGAAGTCGAAGAGGGGGCGCTCAATGGAGACCACTCGGTTCTTCGAGGGCCCCTCATCGGGTACCTCGGTTCGCCGCAACTCGCCGGCTTCGACGCCGACGAAGCTGTAGGGGCCGCCCCAGTCACTGCGTGGCTTCGTCGGCGCCATGCGATAGCGCAGGGCGCCGGTCTTGCGCTCCATGACCAGGAGGTCGAGGCTCGGGACACCGTGGTCCCCGGCCTGTTCGCTGGTGAAGGTCCACAGCATCCATGTCGCGGGGACACCTCGGAACATGGCTTTGTTGAAATCGATGGTCGTCAAGAGCTCGAGCGGACCCTCCGGGGTCGCGAAGACCCCGTCGTAGGCGACCGTCACCGCGGTCATCGAGCCTGTGTCGACGGTGAGGTCTCCGGGAGCGTAAAGGGGCCATTGGTCGGCGCCATCGAAGTGGCTCAGATCAAGAGGCTCTTGCGCGCCGACGATCAAGGCCAGGGGCAGGCTCAGGCCTGTGATCAAGAGGCTCCAGAGCCACCGGATGAGCCGCGGTCGAAGAGTTTGCTCAGTCATGCCTGTCTCCTAGTTCCCGAGAGTTGAGAAATCGTTCAGCGCCATCGGAGACTGCCTCCGCCGACGGCTCGGATCTTGGGCCGAGGAGCCGTCCAAAGGCCATGACCAGAAGATGACAATTGACTGGGACGGGGGCATGGAGACTTCCTGGTGCCTTGACAGGTGACTTATTGGTCACGTATCGTCTGGGCCATGGATGACACCGTGTTCAAGGCCCTGGCCGATCCCAGTCGGCGGCTCCTTCTCGATCGCCTGTTCGCCGGCGACGGACAGACCCTCGGTGAGCTCGAGGGTTGTCTGGAGATGAGTCGCTACGGCGTGATGAAGCACCTGCGGGTGCTGGAGGCGGCGGGCCTGGTGACCACTTGCAAGGTCGGGCGGTGCAAGTACCACTACCTCAATCCGGTGCCCATCGGCCGCATTCAGGAACGCTGGCTGAGCAAGTACGCGGCACCTTGGGTCGGCCTGATGGGCGGCCTGAAGAACTCTCTGGAGGGAACCGTGAGTCAGAAACCCAAGCACGTCTATGAGATCTACATTCGTACCTCGCCGGAGAAGCTGTGGCAGGCGATCACCAGCGGCGAAATGACCCAGCTCTATTTCCACGAGACCCGCATCGAGTCGGACTGGCAGGTGGGCTCGCCGATGGTCTACC
Coding sequences within it:
- the msrA gene encoding peptide-methionine (S)-S-oxide reductase MsrA, encoding MALFGRDKLERPTKETALPGRAEALAVPSRHHVLDAPLEGPYPDGHAQALFGMGCFWGAERKFWQAEGVFTTAVGYAGGFTPNPTYEEVCSGGTGHAEVVQVVWDPNKTSFEAMLKIFWENHDPTQGMRQGNDVGTQYRSVLYTTSDAQRRAALMSRNAYQQHLAAAGHGEITTELLEAPKFFFAEDYHQQYLSKNPNGYCGMGGTGVSCPVGLASQGV
- a CDS encoding long-chain fatty acid--CoA ligase — its product is MLNVAMVLRESAKRYPQKPAVVAGPSSLTFGELDERARRFAGALRDLGIAPGDKVALACPNLPAFTVAYFGILAAGAVVVPLNVLLKAREIAYHLEDSQARALVCFAGTPELPLGAAGREAFAQVPGCRHFVEIPAGPESAAENTLDGLIESTPDALDLSATAEADSAVILYTSGTTGQPKGAELTHSNIFLNAQVCADMMRYRADDIALVVLPLFHSFGQVVQLVAGMLRSVTSVLLPRFEPEAVLAQLSEHRVTVFCGVPTMYWALLHAPEETSAAIARHLRLAVSGGASLPVQVLRDFEQRFEVPILEGYGLSETSPVVSFNHLDHSRKAGSVGTPIWGVDLRLAREDGSEPPIGEPGEILVRGHNVMKGYYRRPEATAETIRDGWLHTGDVGRVDEDGFYFIVDRTKDMILRGGFNVYPREIEEVLLQHPEISLAAVIGEPDAEHGEEVVAYIVPKEGCQPQPEAIVAWGREQMAAYKYPRRVEVRASLPMTATGKILKKELRQGT
- a CDS encoding tetratricopeptide repeat protein gives rise to the protein MNAQAYDEYLKGLYLRANDRSIELQAALEHFKRAVDLDPDFIQGFSALATTHLRLALRSSSAGHWQQASTAAHQAIERDSDLAEAHLAKGLVELYREWDFAAAEASLRRALELAPGWGDSHSALASYLATLGHYDEAIPRAKLARRLDPAKFSLSSDLCWYLIHASRFADAELECSRALELEPEHALSLLGQAEAARRLGNFQLALESTARALRTSIPAQDASSSITPASRLDRLWQEASAAESTPIHSTSPYFAAVAAALAGHEEKAIALLTRARDRRYPALLHFRTDPRLESIKSHPEYAQLVESIGFPDP
- a CDS encoding SRPBCC domain-containing protein, with amino-acid sequence MDDTVFKALADPSRRLLLDRLFAGDGQTLGELEGCLEMSRYGVMKHLRVLEAAGLVTTCKVGRCKYHYLNPVPIGRIQERWLSKYAAPWVGLMGGLKNSLEGTVSQKPKHVYEIYIRTSPEKLWQAITSGEMTQLYFHETRIESDWQVGSPMVYRGPDGQEMVVGEVLEIAAPQRLVVSWQFTAAHDEKRTSDPPSRVTWEIESVGKEEEVCRLTLVHDGFETETRTFQMVARGWVPILDSLKSLLETGRALPAVAV